In Halalkalibaculum roseum, a single window of DNA contains:
- a CDS encoding DNA-3-methyladenine glycosylase I: MKKRCDWCENTFDEYVEYHDKEWGVTVHDDKIQFEFLILEGAQAGLSWSTILKRREGYREAFANFDVEKVARFDEAKIQELLNNPAIIRNKLKVRSAVTNAQNFIELKDRYGSFDDYIWSFVDGEPVVNHWTSMSDVPATTEISDKLAKDLKKRGFKFVGSTIMYAHMQAVGMVNDHLVSCFRHKEIINMH; this comes from the coding sequence ATGAAAAAACGTTGTGACTGGTGCGAGAATACCTTTGACGAATATGTAGAATATCATGACAAGGAGTGGGGAGTAACTGTTCATGATGATAAGATTCAATTTGAATTTTTAATTCTCGAGGGTGCACAAGCCGGATTAAGCTGGAGCACCATCCTCAAAAGAAGAGAAGGCTACCGTGAAGCCTTTGCCAATTTTGATGTCGAGAAGGTTGCCCGTTTTGACGAAGCAAAGATACAAGAGCTGCTGAACAATCCAGCCATTATAAGAAATAAATTGAAAGTGCGGTCTGCGGTGACGAATGCCCAAAATTTTATAGAATTGAAAGACCGGTACGGTAGCTTTGATGACTACATCTGGTCATTTGTAGATGGAGAACCCGTGGTCAATCATTGGACAAGTATGTCAGACGTACCTGCAACCACAGAGATTTCCGATAAATTGGCGAAAGATCTAAAAAAGAGAGGGTTTAAATTTGTGGGAAGCACCATCATGTATGCACACATGCAGGCTGTGGGCATGGTCAATGACCATCTGGTCTCTTGTTTCAGACATAAAGAGATAATTAACATGCACTAA